A genome region from Syntrophaceae bacterium includes the following:
- the asnB gene encoding asparagine synthase (glutamine-hydrolyzing), with translation MCGICGAVTTNGSRVDEAVLRSMTDVMTHRGPDASGVYLRHGHGVSVGLGHRRLSIIDLSEAGRQPLSNEDGTVWLVFNGEIYNHPELRRELEARGHRFRSSTDSEVIVHLYEEEGADCARRLAGMFAFAVWDERAGTLVLGRDRVGIKPLVWWHGGDTLVFASEIKSVLRHPAVERRIDWQALGLYLTFNYIPAPWTIFQGIRKLPPGQTLVFRDGAPSVSEYWNIDGRRDAGRGEAGFEDQKQQLFETLDAAVRRHMVADVPVGAFLSGGIDSSIIVGLMARHSPRPVQTYTIGFADMPLFDERAYARDAARFHGTEHREIVLTARDVLEAVPSVLASFDEPFADSSALPTCIVARETARSVKVALSGDGGDELFAGYRMYAGERWASLYNRIPRALRRHLIEPAAAWLPDSRETLLTDYARRLKKFVRGAGQPFERRFLAWNEIFDRAAREELLQKRPEVDFSLGEHILRERLRERDDDAVNRMLWADVKESLPGDMLKKVDHMSMLNSLEVRVPFLDHRVCELAFTIGGDRKLRNGRGKFILVETFKDLLPPALHRRPKWGFEMPVAAWLRSELGGLIDETLEAARLRRQGIFDARAVAGIVEDFRERRRDTSWQLWNLVAFQVWHETYMAGSV, from the coding sequence ATGTGCGGCATCTGCGGGGCGGTGACGACAAACGGCAGCCGGGTCGACGAGGCGGTCCTTCGAAGCATGACCGACGTGATGACCCACCGGGGGCCCGATGCGTCGGGGGTCTACCTGCGGCACGGGCACGGGGTGTCGGTGGGGCTCGGCCACCGCCGGCTCTCCATCATCGACCTCTCCGAGGCGGGCCGGCAGCCCCTGTCCAACGAGGACGGCACCGTGTGGCTCGTCTTCAACGGCGAGATCTACAACCACCCGGAGCTCCGCAGGGAACTCGAGGCCAGGGGACACCGCTTCCGCTCGAGCACGGACAGCGAGGTCATCGTCCACCTCTACGAGGAGGAGGGGGCCGACTGCGCGCGGCGGCTCGCGGGCATGTTCGCCTTCGCCGTGTGGGACGAACGGGCGGGGACGCTCGTCCTGGGCCGCGACCGCGTCGGCATCAAGCCCCTTGTCTGGTGGCACGGCGGCGACACCCTCGTCTTCGCCTCGGAGATCAAGTCCGTCCTGCGGCACCCCGCCGTGGAGAGGCGGATCGACTGGCAGGCGCTCGGGCTCTACCTCACGTTCAACTACATCCCCGCACCCTGGACCATCTTCCAGGGCATCCGGAAGCTGCCGCCCGGGCAGACCCTCGTCTTCCGGGACGGCGCTCCGAGCGTCAGCGAATACTGGAACATCGACGGCAGGCGGGATGCAGGCCGCGGCGAGGCGGGTTTCGAGGATCAGAAGCAGCAGCTGTTCGAGACCCTCGATGCCGCGGTGCGGCGCCACATGGTCGCCGACGTCCCCGTGGGGGCCTTTCTCAGCGGCGGCATCGACTCGAGCATCATCGTGGGCCTCATGGCGAGGCACTCCCCCCGGCCCGTGCAGACCTACACCATCGGCTTCGCGGACATGCCTCTCTTCGACGAGCGTGCGTACGCCCGCGATGCGGCCCGCTTCCACGGCACGGAGCACCGCGAGATCGTTCTGACCGCCCGCGACGTCCTGGAGGCCGTCCCGTCGGTCCTCGCGTCCTTCGACGAGCCCTTCGCCGACTCCTCGGCGCTTCCCACCTGCATCGTGGCCCGCGAGACGGCGAGGAGCGTCAAGGTGGCCCTCTCGGGCGACGGCGGCGACGAGCTCTTCGCCGGCTACCGCATGTATGCCGGCGAGCGCTGGGCCTCGCTCTACAACCGGATCCCGCGCGCCCTGCGCAGGCATCTCATCGAACCCGCGGCCGCATGGCTTCCCGATTCCCGTGAGACCCTGCTGACCGATTACGCGCGCCGCCTGAAGAAGTTCGTCCGGGGCGCGGGACAGCCCTTCGAGAGACGATTTCTTGCGTGGAACGAGATCTTCGACCGCGCCGCCCGGGAGGAGCTTCTGCAGAAGCGGCCCGAGGTGGATTTCTCGCTGGGCGAGCACATCCTCCGCGAGCGGCTCCGGGAGCGCGACGACGACGCCGTCAACCGGATGCTCTGGGCCGACGTGAAGGAATCGCTGCCCGGCGACATGCTCAAGAAGGTCGACCACATGAGCATGCTGAACTCCCTGGAGGTCCGCGTGCCCTTTCTGGATCACCGGGTCTGCGAGCTGGCCTTCACCATCGGAGGGGACCGGAAGCTGCGCAACGGCCGGGGCAAGTTCATCCTCGTGGAGACCTTCAAGGACCTGCTGCCGCCCGCGCTGCACAGGCGTCCGAAATGGGGCTTCGAGATGCCGGTTGCGGCCTGGCTCCGGAGCGAGCTCGGCGGGCTGATCGACGAGACGCTGGAGGCGGCCCGTCTTCGGCGCCAGGGGATCTTCGATGCGCGGGCCGTCGCCGGGATCGTCGAGGACTTCCGCGAAAGGCGAAGGGACACCTCGTGGCAGCTCTGGAACCTCGTGGCCTTCCAGGTCTGGCACGAAACATACATGGCGGGAAGCGTATGA
- a CDS encoding glycosyltransferase family 4 protein, whose amino-acid sequence MSRIRVIHVITRFDKGGSAENTYLTCMGLDPELYDVRLVIGPSDESAMGPEETACVEENLARLRARGVKILTLAGLVRRVSPVKDLVTLLALWRLFRRERPRIVHTHTSKAGILGRWAAWLAGVPVVIHTPHGHVFWGYFGPAKTRFFIFLEKLSALVTDRLVMLTDQERIDHLRVGIAPEEAFVTIHSGVDLAPFMAAKAARDEARRALGIPDGAFAVGTVGRLTAIKGPGVLVDAARRVIGRHPDSVFVFLGAGELLEALQARAADLGIAANVRFVGWRPDAARLMSALDCFAFPSINEGMGKALVEAMALEKPVVASRVGGIIDLVDDGVNGFLVPAGDPQALAERILFCLENPETARRMARRAAEKAAVYGSAAMVRKIEALYAEFAPRPEGLEAPARCLADP is encoded by the coding sequence ATGAGCCGGATCCGCGTCATCCACGTCATCACCCGCTTCGACAAGGGCGGCTCCGCCGAGAACACGTACCTCACCTGCATGGGCCTCGACCCGGAGCTCTACGACGTCCGGCTGGTCATCGGGCCGTCGGACGAGTCCGCCATGGGGCCGGAGGAAACGGCCTGCGTGGAGGAAAACCTCGCCCGTCTCCGTGCCCGGGGAGTCAAAATCCTGACCCTGGCCGGGCTGGTCAGGCGGGTGAGCCCCGTCAAGGACCTGGTCACCCTGCTTGCCCTCTGGCGGCTCTTCCGCCGGGAGCGTCCCCGTATCGTCCACACCCACACATCGAAGGCGGGGATCCTCGGCCGCTGGGCGGCGTGGCTGGCGGGGGTCCCGGTTGTCATCCACACGCCGCACGGCCACGTCTTCTGGGGGTATTTCGGCCCGGCCAAGACCCGCTTCTTCATTTTCCTCGAGAAGCTCTCCGCCCTTGTCACGGACCGGCTCGTCATGCTCACGGACCAGGAGCGGATCGATCACCTGCGCGTCGGCATCGCACCCGAAGAGGCGTTCGTCACGATCCACAGCGGCGTCGACCTGGCGCCGTTCATGGCGGCGAAGGCGGCAAGGGACGAGGCGCGGCGGGCCCTCGGCATCCCCGACGGGGCGTTTGCCGTGGGCACCGTGGGACGGCTCACGGCCATCAAGGGCCCCGGGGTCCTCGTCGATGCGGCCCGCAGGGTCATCGGCCGTCACCCGGACAGCGTGTTCGTCTTTTTGGGCGCGGGCGAGCTGCTGGAGGCACTGCAGGCCCGTGCCGCAGACCTTGGGATCGCGGCGAACGTGCGCTTCGTGGGATGGCGTCCCGACGCGGCGCGCCTGATGAGCGCCCTGGACTGCTTCGCCTTCCCGTCGATCAACGAGGGGATGGGCAAGGCGCTCGTCGAGGCCATGGCCCTGGAAAAGCCCGTCGTCGCAAGCCGCGTGGGCGGCATCATCGACCTCGTCGACGACGGGGTCAACGGGTTTCTCGTCCCGGCGGGGGACCCGCAGGCCCTGGCCGAGCGCATCCTGTTTTGCCTGGAAAACCCCGAGACGGCCCGCCGCATGGCCCGCAGGGCCGCCGAGAAGGCGGCCGTCTACGGCTCTGCGGCCATGGTCCGGAAGATCGAGGCCCTCTATGCCGAATTCGCCCCGCGCCCGGAGGGCCTCGAGGCCCCGGCACGCTGCCTCGCCGATCCGTGA
- a CDS encoding WbqC family protein, translating into MIVSVHQPQYLPWLGYFDKIDRADVFVLLDTVQYKKNEWQNRNRIKTAQGPQWLTVPVTYRYPQRICEVGVNSRERWQHRQRQALATNYRRAPHWGILEDFFEDLFSRSWETVAALNIHVVRRLAALLGITTPIYVASELGSFPEDPDERLIALTKHFGAGTYLAGSGGHGYMDLSKYERAGIEVVFQDYRHPRYDQLFGAFESHLSVIDLIYNHGEASLPILRGLS; encoded by the coding sequence ATGATCGTCTCCGTGCACCAGCCGCAGTACCTTCCCTGGCTGGGCTATTTCGACAAGATCGACCGGGCGGACGTCTTCGTCCTGCTCGACACGGTGCAGTACAAGAAGAACGAGTGGCAGAACCGCAACCGGATCAAGACGGCCCAGGGCCCGCAGTGGCTCACGGTGCCCGTCACGTACCGCTACCCCCAGCGCATCTGCGAGGTGGGGGTCAACAGCCGCGAGCGCTGGCAGCACCGGCAGCGCCAGGCCCTGGCCACGAATTACCGCAGGGCGCCCCACTGGGGGATCCTGGAGGATTTCTTCGAGGACCTCTTCTCGCGAAGCTGGGAAACGGTCGCCGCGCTCAACATCCACGTCGTCAGGCGCCTGGCCGCTCTTTTGGGGATCACGACCCCGATTTACGTGGCCTCCGAGCTGGGGTCGTTCCCCGAGGACCCCGATGAGCGCCTCATCGCGCTGACGAAGCACTTCGGGGCGGGGACCTACCTGGCCGGAAGCGGCGGCCACGGCTACATGGACCTGTCGAAGTACGAGCGGGCGGGCATCGAGGTCGTCTTCCAGGACTATCGTCATCCCCGGTACGACCAGCTCTTCGGGGCCTTCGAGTCCCACCTGTCCGTCATCGACCTGATCTACAACCACGGGGAGGCGAGCCTCCCCATCCTGAGGGGGCTGTCGTGA
- a CDS encoding PIG-L family deacetylase: protein MKILAIGAHPDDIEIGCAGNLLKYAQAGCHHDIYLLVMSNGARGGEAEVRRQEQERAAALLGAKDLIWGGYNDTELSPHMNRMVCDIEVLIRKIGPDFIFVNCGNDTHQDHRSLSKATVSATRYVKNVLFYEVPTTVNFSPLVFVDIKDTLPKKIDALLAHRSQVMKTNIEGLSITDVATSTAVFRGIQGRVQYAEGFVPLRLFVNM from the coding sequence GTGAAGATCCTGGCCATCGGCGCCCATCCCGACGACATCGAGATCGGCTGCGCCGGCAATCTGCTGAAGTACGCCCAGGCGGGCTGTCACCACGACATCTACCTGCTCGTCATGTCCAACGGCGCCCGGGGCGGCGAGGCGGAGGTGCGCAGGCAGGAGCAGGAACGCGCGGCGGCGCTGCTGGGGGCGAAGGACCTGATCTGGGGCGGGTACAACGACACGGAGCTCTCCCCCCACATGAACCGGATGGTGTGCGACATCGAGGTGCTCATCCGGAAGATCGGCCCCGACTTCATCTTCGTCAACTGCGGCAACGACACGCACCAGGATCACCGCTCGCTGAGCAAGGCCACCGTCTCGGCCACGCGCTACGTGAAGAACGTCCTGTTCTACGAGGTCCCCACGACGGTGAACTTCAGCCCGCTGGTCTTCGTCGACATCAAGGACACGCTCCCGAAGAAGATCGACGCGCTGCTGGCGCACCGGTCCCAGGTGATGAAGACCAACATCGAGGGCCTCTCCATCACGGACGTGGCGACCTCGACGGCCGTCTTCCGCGGCATCCAGGGCAGGGTCCAGTATGCGGAGGGGTTCGTGCCGCTGCGGCTGTTCGTGAACATGTGA
- a CDS encoding DegT/DnrJ/EryC1/StrS family aminotransferase yields MIPHSRPSIDEEDAREVQRVLLSGQLAQDGEVARFESRMASYVGVRGAVAVSSGSAALHLALLALRVGPGDEVLVPSYVCPAVLNAVLHTGAAPVVADIEPATFNLSAGDARRRITPRTRAVIVPHMFGTPADLDALNSLGVPVVEDLAMSLGSRWRGKRTGGYGSLAVCSFYATKMMATGEGGMVLGNDETLLAEVRDLRAMDEKEQFRVRYNCKMTDLQAALGLSQLRKLAGFIARRREIADLYGDVLRGLGLPVPFAPADGEPVWYRYVLTLDGDAGPFIDEMRRRGVECRRPVFKPLHRYLGLSGYEASEEAWRRAVSIPLYPALGAAEIETVVKALRLVLPRHCTERAQEKRPLGQASRAC; encoded by the coding sequence ATGATCCCCCATTCCCGGCCCTCCATCGACGAGGAAGACGCACGCGAGGTCCAGCGGGTCCTGCTCTCCGGGCAGCTCGCCCAGGACGGGGAAGTCGCCCGCTTCGAGAGCCGCATGGCCTCGTATGTCGGCGTCCGGGGGGCCGTGGCGGTGAGCTCGGGATCGGCGGCGCTGCACCTGGCCCTGCTGGCTCTGAGGGTGGGCCCGGGTGACGAGGTCCTCGTGCCGAGCTACGTCTGCCCGGCCGTGCTCAACGCCGTGCTCCACACGGGGGCCGCCCCGGTGGTGGCCGACATCGAGCCTGCGACCTTCAACCTCTCGGCCGGCGACGCGCGGCGGCGGATCACCCCGAGAACCCGTGCCGTCATCGTCCCCCACATGTTCGGGACCCCGGCCGACCTGGATGCCCTGAACTCGCTGGGCGTGCCCGTCGTGGAGGACCTGGCCATGTCCCTGGGGAGCCGCTGGCGCGGCAAGCGCACAGGAGGCTACGGGTCACTCGCCGTCTGTTCCTTCTACGCCACGAAGATGATGGCCACCGGCGAGGGCGGCATGGTGCTGGGCAACGACGAGACCCTTCTCGCGGAGGTCCGCGACCTGCGTGCCATGGACGAGAAGGAGCAGTTCCGCGTCCGCTACAACTGCAAGATGACGGACCTGCAGGCGGCCCTCGGGCTGAGCCAGCTGCGGAAGCTCGCCGGCTTCATCGCCCGCCGACGGGAGATCGCCGACCTCTACGGCGACGTGCTGCGGGGCCTGGGCCTGCCTGTGCCCTTTGCGCCGGCCGACGGCGAGCCCGTCTGGTACCGGTACGTGCTGACGCTCGACGGGGACGCGGGGCCCTTCATCGACGAGATGCGGCGGCGCGGCGTGGAGTGCCGCAGGCCCGTCTTCAAGCCCCTGCACCGCTACCTCGGGCTTTCGGGGTATGAGGCCTCCGAAGAGGCCTGGCGCAGGGCCGTGTCGATTCCGCTGTACCCGGCTCTCGGCGCCGCCGAGATCGAAACCGTCGTGAAGGCGCTGCGGCTCGTGCTGCCGAGGCACTGCACGGAGCGGGCGCAGGAAAAAAGGCCCCTGGGACAGGCGAGCCGGGCATGCTGA
- a CDS encoding undecaprenyl/decaprenyl-phosphate alpha-N-acetylglucosaminyl 1-phosphate transferase, which translates to MLTAPFRQILPRRIFWFVATIVSCLLIIPAFSDFFFQLGKRWLYILLLSCCLAGALTPFIMWAAMRLDIVDVPGGRKIHERNTPLLGGLAIILAFNASLFANMILDHQMLVVLAGGIVVAIVSVIDDWRDIPARWKLLVQLLVVAVMIREGIVLDLFPNETVWGFALDSFLTVMWIVGITNSMNFIDGMDGLAAGVAAIISLFLGIVAYQTGQPTMGWIAIAMLGSCLGFLPYNFNMKRDAGIFLGDTGSTFVGFVLAAIAVKGEWAVTDNEIVSFSAPVLIFWVLIFDMTYITVERIATGKVRSFREWIDYVGKDHLHHRLYELLGDKRKVVLFIYTLSATLGISAIALRNARTIDSILLVGQAFLITVIISIIEYSGRRHH; encoded by the coding sequence ATGCTGACCGCTCCATTCAGGCAGATTCTTCCGCGGCGGATCTTCTGGTTCGTGGCAACCATCGTGTCGTGCCTGCTCATCATTCCTGCCTTCAGCGATTTTTTCTTTCAGCTGGGCAAGCGCTGGCTCTACATCCTGCTGCTGTCGTGCTGTCTCGCGGGGGCGCTCACCCCCTTCATCATGTGGGCCGCCATGCGGCTCGACATCGTGGACGTCCCCGGGGGCCGCAAGATCCACGAGCGCAACACGCCGCTGCTGGGCGGGCTGGCGATCATCCTCGCCTTCAACGCATCGCTGTTCGCCAACATGATCCTCGATCACCAGATGCTCGTCGTGCTCGCGGGGGGCATCGTCGTGGCGATCGTCAGCGTCATCGACGACTGGCGCGACATCCCGGCCCGCTGGAAGCTCCTCGTCCAGCTGCTGGTCGTGGCGGTCATGATCCGTGAGGGGATCGTCCTCGACCTCTTCCCCAACGAGACGGTCTGGGGGTTCGCCCTGGACTCGTTCCTCACGGTGATGTGGATTGTGGGGATCACGAACTCCATGAACTTCATCGACGGGATGGACGGGCTGGCGGCCGGGGTCGCGGCCATCATCTCCCTGTTCCTCGGGATCGTCGCCTACCAGACGGGGCAGCCCACCATGGGGTGGATCGCCATCGCCATGCTGGGCAGCTGCCTGGGCTTCCTGCCCTACAATTTCAACATGAAGCGCGACGCGGGCATCTTCCTCGGCGACACGGGGAGCACCTTCGTCGGGTTCGTCCTGGCGGCGATCGCCGTCAAGGGCGAGTGGGCGGTCACGGACAACGAAATCGTCTCCTTCTCGGCGCCCGTCCTCATCTTCTGGGTCCTCATCTTCGACATGACCTACATCACCGTGGAGCGCATCGCGACCGGGAAGGTCCGCAGCTTCCGCGAGTGGATCGACTACGTCGGCAAGGACCACCTGCACCATAGGCTCTACGAGCTGCTCGGGGACAAGCGCAAGGTCGTCCTCTTCATCTACACCCTGTCCGCCACCCTGGGGATCAGCGCCATCGCCCTGCGCAACGCCCGGACGATCGACAGCATCCTGCTCGTGGGGCAGGCCTTTCTGATCACCGTGATCATCTCGATCATCGAGTACTCGGGCCGGCGGCATCACTGA
- a CDS encoding NAD(P)-dependent oxidoreductase, with translation MNVLITGVPGWLGNRFLEILLRGFEGNQGPVLPWDRIRCVVEPGVETRAIEELSPAVEIARADITRNALKGVCEGMDVLFHIAGMIHPPLFHVRRVYDVNTNGTRNLLHAAADAGVKRFVYVSSNSPAGLNPSAHELFTEESPYNPYMNYGLSKYYAELEVRRFHEAGRIETVILRPCWFYGPCQPARQTRFFKMIGGGKPIVFGNGQNLRSMSYVDNTCQALILAALSEKAAGNLYWIADRRPYSMLEIYETVADLLGVTLKPRFVPGALSELCKWTDGCLQSLGLYEMNIHVAGEMNKNIACSVEKARADLGYEPAVELREGMRRSIAWCRSKGLLP, from the coding sequence ATGAATGTGCTCATCACGGGTGTCCCGGGCTGGCTGGGAAACCGGTTTCTGGAGATTCTCCTCCGCGGGTTTGAAGGCAATCAGGGGCCCGTTCTGCCCTGGGACCGGATCCGGTGCGTCGTGGAGCCGGGGGTGGAAACCCGGGCCATCGAAGAACTGTCACCCGCGGTCGAGATCGCCCGGGCGGACATCACGCGGAATGCCCTGAAGGGCGTGTGCGAGGGCATGGACGTCCTGTTTCACATCGCGGGGATGATCCACCCGCCCCTGTTCCATGTCCGCCGTGTCTACGACGTCAACACGAACGGGACGCGCAACCTGCTCCACGCCGCGGCGGATGCGGGGGTGAAGCGGTTCGTCTACGTGAGTTCCAACTCGCCGGCGGGACTGAATCCATCGGCGCACGAGCTCTTCACGGAGGAATCGCCCTACAACCCCTACATGAATTACGGGTTGAGCAAATACTACGCCGAGCTGGAAGTCCGGCGGTTCCATGAGGCAGGGCGGATCGAGACCGTCATCCTGCGCCCCTGCTGGTTCTACGGTCCCTGCCAGCCGGCCCGCCAGACCCGGTTTTTCAAGATGATCGGCGGCGGGAAGCCCATCGTGTTCGGCAACGGGCAGAATCTCCGCTCCATGTCCTACGTCGACAACACCTGCCAGGCGCTCATCCTCGCCGCCCTGTCGGAGAAGGCCGCGGGGAACCTGTACTGGATTGCCGACCGGCGTCCCTACTCGATGCTGGAGATCTACGAGACCGTGGCGGACCTGCTGGGCGTGACCCTGAAGCCGCGGTTCGTTCCGGGGGCGCTCTCGGAACTGTGCAAGTGGACCGACGGGTGCCTGCAGTCGCTCGGCCTCTACGAGATGAATATCCATGTCGCCGGCGAGATGAACAAGAACATCGCCTGCAGCGTCGAGAAGGCGCGGGCCGATCTGGGGTACGAACCCGCGGTCGAACTGCGCGAGGGGATGCGGCGGTCCATCGCGTGGTGCAGGAGCAAGGGGCTGCTGCCATGA